TCGTCCTCGTCGAGATCCATGAAGAACACCGCGACCTCGTACTCGCGGACGCTGGGGTCCTCCGCCTCGGGCTGGCAGCGCACGACGATGCCGTCCGGATGGATCGTGCAGGCCGGATGCGCCTCGTCGGCCGGCAGCTCGAGCGTGACGGGCAGGCGCGTCCCCTCGCCCATGAAGTACTCGCTGCCGAAGTAGGCGCCGTTGCGGCTGAGGTCGACGGTCTCGCCCAGTCGGGCGACCTCGCGATTGGGCATGCGCAGAGAGACCGGTACCTTGATGCGAAGGCGCGGCGCCCGACGTCTTTCCTGCATGCTCACCTCCCGGCTCGTGTGCTTCCTCTAAGTGTCGTCCGAGTCCCCGTCACGCTCAAGCAAAAACTGCAGCCGACGGGTGTAGAGGTTCGCGTCCACGAGGCGCACGGGCAGGCGGTCGCCCTCCCGAAAGCGGAGGCCGCTGTGCTCGCCCCGCAGCTCCTCGCGCTCCTCGTCGTAGACGAAGTACTCCCGACCCAGGAACTGCGCCGGCAGGAAGCCCTCCACGCCCGACTCGGGCAGGCGCAGCAGCAGGCCCGTGGGAAAGACGGCCGCGAGCTCGGCCTCGAAGGACTCCCCCAGGCGCTGGCGCGCCCAGAGCACCATCTCGAGGCGCAGGCTCTCGCGCTCGGCGCGCAGCGAGTTGAGCTCGCAGTCGCTGAGCCAGCCGGCGAGCTCGGCCATGCTGCGGCCGCGCGCGCCGCGGGGAATCACCGCGCTGGGCCGCCGGGTCTCGGGGGCGAAGTCGTGTTCGAGGGCGTGGCCGCGGGTCTCGTCCATGAGCGCCTTCAGGGTGCGATGCACCTCGAGATCCGCGTAGCGCCGGATGGGACTCGTGAAGTGCAGATAGTCGCGCCAGGCGAGGCCGAAGTGGCCGTCGTCGCGCTCGGCGTAGACGGCCTTCGCCATGGCCCGCAGCAGCTTCATCAGGAGGACCTGCCGGTCGGGCCGGTCGGCGAGCAGCTGGGCAAGGCGCTGGAAGTCCGCGCTGCGCACGACCCGCCCGGGTCGCCAGGCCACGCGCCGATGCTGGAGCGTGGTGACGAGGGCGCTCACGTCGTCCGGCGACGGCGGCGGGTGCACGCGGTAGAGCGCGGGGCGCCCCTGCTCGCGCAGAAGCCTGCCGACGGCGTGGTTGGCCGCCAGCATGAACTCCTCGACGATGTGATGGCTCCGCAGCACCGGCACGGGCGCGAAGGCCTCGACCCCCTCGCCGCGATCCTTGGGACGAATCTCCGGCAGCTCGAACTGCAGCGCGCCGCCTTCGGCCCGGGCCGCAGCCAGACGCGAGGCCAGCGCGTCCATCGCGCGCAGGGTCGCCGCGGGCTCGGCGTTCCCGGGCGCCAGCAGCGCGGCCTCGGCGTCCTCGTAGCTCATGGCGTGCGTCACGCGCAGCCGGCTGCGGACGACCCGCACGCGCCGGACCGCCGTGTCCGCGTCGAGATCCATGAACACGGACATGGCCGCGCGATCCTCGCCCTCGCTCAGCGAGCAAGCCTGCCCCGAGAGCAGGGGCGGCAGCATGGGCACGGTGTCCAGGTAGAAGTAGGTGGAGTTGCCCCGGCGACGCGCCTCGCGATCGAGGGCGCCGCCCTCGGCCACGAAGGCGGACACGTCGGCGATGTGCACGCCGAGCCGCCAGCCGCCGCCGGGCAGCGGCTCCAGGCTGATGGCGTCGTCGTGGTCGCGGGCGTCGGCGGGGTCGATGCAGAGCACGCGCAGGCCGCCCTGGGCCTCACGCCCGGGTTCTTCGGCTGGCGCCGCATCCGCGCTGGCTCTCGCCTCCCTCTCCACGGCGGGCGGGAAGACGGCCTCGAGCCCGAACTCCGCGTAGAGCTCCTTCATCCCGAGCGCCCGCTCGGTCTCCACGCTCGCCGGCTGGAAGGCCGCGGGCAGCGCCGCGCGCAGTCGGTCGCCCTGGGGCCGCTGCGTGGTCCGCTCTCTGTTCAGGGAGCGCCCGACGCCCTGCGCAGGCGCGGCGCCGGGCAAAAGAAAACGCCCCCGATCCCGCCGGAGCTGGTCCTGGCGCAGGATCCGGAGCACGTCTCGTCTGAACTCGCGGTACTCCTCGCGGGGGACGCCGAGGAGGCGGGCTGCCCTGCGCAGGGTCAGCCCGCCGGGATGCCTCCCCAGCAGCTCCAGGAAGGAGCGGATGCGGTCGCGCAAGCGCTAGTTACTTCTTCTTGTGACGATCCTTGCGCATGCGCTTCTTCCGCTTGTGCGTGGCGATCTTCTTGCGCTTGCGCTTCCTGCCGTTGGGCATGCCTCATTACCTCTTCGTCTGAGCAGCACTTCTCCCCTGTCGGGAGAGGCCATCCCGGTTTGATCGTGGTTCCGTTCGAGTCGGATCGAGAGGGGGCTCAGCCCCGATCGGCCCCTTCCGTGCCCGCAGCCTGCACGGCGCGATTGACGAGCGACTTGAGCTCGTTGGAGGCCTTGAAGAAGGGCACCAGCTTGGCGGGCACGAAGACCGAGGTGCCGGTGCGCGGGTTGCGGGCGCGCCGGCTCCGGCGCTGCTTCACGCGGAAGCTCCCGAAACCACGCAATTCCACCTTGTCCCCGCGGGAGAGGGCCATGCTGATGTTGTCGAGCACGAGGTTCACGACGATCCCCGTGTCCTTCTTGCTCAGAGTGACACGCGTGGAGATCTCCTCGACGAGATCGGCCTTGGTCATACTCCCCCTTCTCGGGAGGCTCGGCGACTTGCGGCGTCGCGCCGCGTCCAGCCTCTCCATCCGAAAGACGCAACGCAAGGTATCAC
Above is a genomic segment from Candidatus Latescibacterota bacterium containing:
- a CDS encoding PilZ domain-containing protein, coding for MQERRRAPRLRIKVPVSLRMPNREVARLGETVDLSRNGAYFGSEYFMGEGTRLPVTLELPADEAHPACTIHPDGIVVRCQPEAEDPSVREYEVAVFFMDLDEDDQSLLDGFLERRLGKATAR
- a CDS encoding RNB domain-containing ribonuclease; this encodes MRDRIRSFLELLGRHPGGLTLRRAARLLGVPREEYREFRRDVLRILRQDQLRRDRGRFLLPGAAPAQGVGRSLNRERTTQRPQGDRLRAALPAAFQPASVETERALGMKELYAEFGLEAVFPPAVEREARASADAAPAEEPGREAQGGLRVLCIDPADARDHDDAISLEPLPGGGWRLGVHIADVSAFVAEGGALDREARRRGNSTYFYLDTVPMLPPLLSGQACSLSEGEDRAAMSVFMDLDADTAVRRVRVVRSRLRVTHAMSYEDAEAALLAPGNAEPAATLRAMDALASRLAAARAEGGALQFELPEIRPKDRGEGVEAFAPVPVLRSHHIVEEFMLAANHAVGRLLREQGRPALYRVHPPPSPDDVSALVTTLQHRRVAWRPGRVVRSADFQRLAQLLADRPDRQVLLMKLLRAMAKAVYAERDDGHFGLAWRDYLHFTSPIRRYADLEVHRTLKALMDETRGHALEHDFAPETRRPSAVIPRGARGRSMAELAGWLSDCELNSLRAERESLRLEMVLWARQRLGESFEAELAAVFPTGLLLRLPESGVEGFLPAQFLGREYFVYDEEREELRGEHSGLRFREGDRLPVRLVDANLYTRRLQFLLERDGDSDDT
- a CDS encoding integration host factor subunit beta, whose translation is MERLDAARRRKSPSLPRRGSMTKADLVEEISTRVTLSKKDTGIVVNLVLDNISMALSRGDKVELRGFGSFRVKQRRSRRARNPRTGTSVFVPAKLVPFFKASNELKSLVNRAVQAAGTEGADRG